Proteins encoded within one genomic window of Cucumis sativus cultivar 9930 chromosome 3, Cucumber_9930_V3, whole genome shotgun sequence:
- the LOC105434963 gene encoding uncharacterized protein LOC105434963 isoform X2, with protein MVYGRDVGGQEFGGMYCAILIVNSFVVSAAILQVFGQDIAELPLVATSNGNHGKGYFQTLFSCIERLLAFLKVKCLVLPAAEEAESIWTEKFGFERIKPDQLSSYRRSCCQMVTFKGTSMLQKTVPSCRVVGAPL; from the exons ATGGTTTATGG GAGGGATGTTGGTGGACAAGAGTTTGGAGGCATGTATTGTGCCATATTAATTGTCAA CTCATTTGTTGTATCCGCTGCAATCCTTCAAGTTTTTGGGCAAGATATTGCAGAGCTGCCATTGGTTGCGACAAGTAATGGTAACCATGGCAAG GGCTACTTCCAAACATTGTTTTCGTGCATTGAGAGGCTGCTAGCTTTCTTGAAAGTCAAATGCCTTGTTCTACCAGCTGCTGAAGAAGCGGAGTCCATTTGGACTGAAAAATTTGGTTTTGAGAGAATAAAACCAGACCAG CTCAGCAGCTATAGAAGAAGTTGTTGCCAGATGGTGACATTCAAAGGGACATCCATGCTTCAGAAAACGGTTCCGTCGTGTCGGGTTGTAGGTGCTCCCTTGTGA
- the LOC101205652 gene encoding peptidyl-prolyl cis-trans isomerase FKBP16-4, chloroplastic isoform X2: MELSLLLPSYKQNPTIFHKPLNPSAIIGKRRPSLFPCRCSLSSSQEESSEQAKESLGCEGRRALIGSLLSTATGIYFCNVAEAVSTSRRAVHYVAKWRGITFMTSRQGLGVGGGTPYGFDVGQSERGTVLKGLDLGVQGMRVGGQRLLIVPPELAYGSKGVQEIPPNATIELDVELLSIKQSPFGTPVKIVEG; the protein is encoded by the exons ATGGagctttctcttcttcttccttcctaCAAACAAAACCCCACTATTTTCCACAAGCCCCTCAACCCCTCCGCCATTATCG GGAAGAGGCGGCCATCTCTTTTCCCTTGTCGATGCTCCTTGTCGTCTTCACAAGAAGAATCTTCAGAACAAGCTAAAGAATCGCTGGGGTGTGAGGGAAGAAGGGCATTGATTGGTTCTCTCCTGTCGACGG CTACTGGCATATATTTCTGCAATGTAGCCGAGGCTGTTAGCACAAGTAGAAGGGCt GTTCACTATGTGGCTAAATGGAGAGGGATCACCTTTATGACAAGTAGACAAGGGCTTGGTGTTGGTGGAGGAACG CCTTACGGATTTGATGTAGGGCAATCAGAACGAGGAACAGTCCTCAAGGGTTTGGATCTAGGTGTTCAAGGCATGAGGGTAGGAGGCCAG aGATTGCTTATAGTTCCTCCTGAGTTAGCTTACGGAAGCAAAGGGGTTCAAGAAATTCCTCCAAATGCAACAATAGAG TTGGATGTGGAATTGCTATCCATCAAGCAAAGTCCATTTGG AACTCCAGTAAAAATTGTTGAAGGTTAA
- the LOC101221284 gene encoding wall-associated receptor kinase-like 20, translated as MVTMKIPTLFLFGSYLFFLLFFSHFCYSQKTCPRCGSFEVPYPLSTNPNCGDLDYALRCDSHSKKLYFDALNGSSYPILKINASSQRLVILPSPWVAGSCVTQDMLVSEGLWLNQSLPFNITSSNTIFLLNCSPRLLVSPLNCTPSSLCHHYLANSGRVDGERAFQCASVLDPCCTFIPGGMPSAYKIRLHNSGCRAFRSILHLDVEKPPNQWEEGLEIQWATPPEPICRTQSDCTGESDCLPTGGSNNRSRCLCRMSYYWDHNLGTCLRTNKKSLVRLSIKLSVCLVSFFVLAAVIAFITVRKSKTFSKQEKLYKEREEKLNLSHGGRPARMFHLKEMKKATNEFSKDRVLGSGGFGEVYKGELQDGTVVAVKSAKVGNLKSTEQILNEVGILSQVNHRNLVKLIGCCVETEQPLMVYEYISNGTLHDHLHGKVPTFLDWRKRLKIASQTAEALAYLHSAAYPPIYHRDVKSTNILLDDNFNAKVSDFGLSRLALPGISHVSTCAQGTLGYLDPEYYRNYQLTDKSDVYSFGVVLLELLTSKKAIDFTRDEDGVNLAIYVIQQVQNGACIDAIDKQLISDNPSSKILISLKHFMELALSCLREKKVERPCMKDVLQELEYITQILDNPETIAEEGNP; from the coding sequence ATGGTAACTATGAAGATCCCAACACTATTCTTGTTTGGAAGctaccttttctttcttctgttcTTTAGTCACTTCTGCTATTCGCAGAAAACCTGCCCAAGGTGTGGCTCTTTTGAAGTTCCTTACCCTCTAAGTACCAATCCCAACTGTGGTGACTTAGATTATGCTCTTCGTTGTGATTCTCATTCAAAAAAACTCTACTTTGATGCACTCAATGGAAGTTCATATCCTATCCTCAAAATCAATGCTTCAAGTCAACGTCTGGTCATCCTACCATCTCCATGGGTTGCTGGCTCCTGTGTTACGCAAGACATGTTGGTTAGTGAAGGCTTGTGGTTAAACCAATCACTCCCTTTTAACATCACTTCATCAAACACAATTTTCCTCTTGAACTGTTCTCCTCGCCTGCTAGTCTCGCCGCTTAATTGCACTCCTTCGAGTCTCTGTCACCACTACTTGGCAAATTCAGGACGAGTCGATGGAGAAAGAGCATTTCAGTGTGCAAGTGTTCTTGACCCTTGTTGTACCTTCATCCCTGGTGGGATGCCCTCAGCTTATAAGATAAGGCTTCATAACTCAGGTTGTAGAGCATTCAGGAGTATCCTTCATCTGGATGTGGAAAAGCCACCAAATCAATGGGAGGAAGGTTTGGAAATTCAATGGGCTACACCACCTGAACCAATCTGTAGAACTCAATCCGATTGCACTGGAGAGTCAGATTGTCTTCCTACTGGTGGTTCCAACAACCGTTCTCGCTGCCTTTGCAGAATGAGCTATTATTGGGATCATAATCTTGGAACATGCCTGAGAACCAATAAGAAGAGTTTGGTTAGACTCAGCATAAAGCTCTCGGTATgtttggtttcctttttcGTTCTAGCTGCTGTCATTGCCTTTATTACAGTCAGGAAGTCGAAAACTTTCAGTAAACaggaaaaattatataaagaaagagaagaaaagttgaatCTAAGCCATGGTGGCAGACCAGCTAGGATGTTTCATCtgaaagagatgaagaaagCAACAAATGAATTTTCGAAAGACAGAGTCCTAGGCAGTGGTGGCTTTGGAGAGGTTTACAAAGGTGAACTTCAGGACGGGACTGTCGTAGCTGTGAAGTCGGCTAAAGTGGGTAATCTAAAGAGCACTGAACAAATACTCAATGAAGTCGGAATACTATCTCAAGTAAATCACAGGAATCTTGTGAAACTTATAGGTTGTTGCGTAGAAACTGAGCAACCATTGATGGTGTATGAATACATTTCCAATGGTACCTTGCATGACCATTTACATGGTAAGGTTCCTACTTTCTTGGATTGGAGAAAAAGGCTAAAAATTGCTTCACAAACTGCTGAAGCATTAGCTTATCTGCATTCAGCTGCATACCCTCCCATCTATCATAGAGATGTCAAGTCGacaaatattcttttagatGATAACTTCAATGCCAAAGTCTCAGATTTTGGACTTTCTAGATTGGCTTTGCCAGGAATAAGCCATGTTTCAACTTGTGCACAGGGTACATTAGGTTACCTAGACCCAGAATACTATCGAAATTACCAGTTAACAGATAAAAGTGATGTGTATAGCTTTGGAGTTGTCCTCCTCGAGCTTTTAACCTCCAAGAAGGCCATAGATTTCACAAGAGATGAAGATGGTGTCAATCTAGCAATATATGTGATCCAACAAGTGCAAAATGGTGCATGCATTGACGCCATCGATAAACAACTTATCAGTGACAATCCGTCCAGCAAGATACTGATCAGTTTAAAGCATTTTATGGAGCTCGCACTCTCCTGTTTGAGGGAGAAGAAAGTGGAAAGGCCTTGCATGAAAGATGTACTCCAAGAACTTGAATACATAACTCAAATATTGGACAATCCAGAAACAATTGCTGAAGAGGGTAATCCTTAA
- the LOC101205416 gene encoding cactin — MGTHGRSSEKKREKTSSSRTRSRRFDDSESDSDDSDSRDSSPVTRSRKRREKRDPSRSSHRSRRRSSSRGRDSGDDSSNDSYDSDDGGRKKSKSSRKVTEEEISEYLAKKAQKKALRVAKKLKSQTVSGYSNDSNPFGDSNLNEKFVWRKKIERDVTQGVSLDAFSVKAEKKRQRERMAEIEKVKKRREERALEKAQHEEEMALLARERARAEFQDWEKKEEEFHFDQSKVRSEIRVRDGRSKPIDVLSKQLNGSDDFDIVINEPYTVFKGLTVKEMEELRDDIKMHLDMDRATPTHIEYWEALLVVCDWELAEARKKDALDRARVRGEEPPPELLAEERGLHSSIETDVKNLLEGKTYGELEALQSQIESQMRTGTAKVVEYWEAVLKRLHIYKAKACLKEIHTKKLHEHLVRLEEPLEDNEEQMDPEVKMETDYSLQVKADDDEHDIEEPQTYSPDLLVEEDNQEAGSFSPELMHGDEDEEAVDPEEDRAILERKRIAVLEEQQRRVQEAMATKPAPVEDNFELKASKAMGVMEEGDAVFGSGAEVNLDSQVYWWHDKYRPRKPKYFNRVHTGYEWNKYNQTHYDHDNPPPKIVQGYKFNIFYPDLVDKTKAPTYTIEKDGNSSETCIIRFHAGPPYEDIAFRIVNKEWEYSHKKGFKCTFERGILHVYFNFKRYRYRR, encoded by the exons ATGGGTACGCATGGCCGAAGCagtgagaagaaaagagagaagacaTCATCTTCTCGGACTCGCAGCAGAAGGTTCGACGACTCTGAATCTGATTCCGACGACTCGGATAGTCGGGATTCATCGCCGGTAACGAGGTCCCGGAAGCGCAGGGAAAAACGCGATCCTAGTAGAAGCAGTCACCGGAGTCGGCGGCGGAGCTCCTCACGTGGGCGGGATTCCGGTGATGATAGTTCAAATGATAGTTATGACAGTGATGATGGGGGTCGTAAGAAGAGTAAGTCTTCGAGAAAAGTTACCGAAGAGGAAATTAGCGAATATTTGGCCAAGAAAGCGCAGAAAAAG GCCTTACGAGTTGCTAAGAAATTGAAGTCACAGACGGTTTCTGGTTATTCTAACGATTCGAATCCATTTGGCGACTCGAATCTGAATGAAAA ATTTGTTTGGCGGAAGAAAATTGAGCGTGATGTTACTCAAGGCGTGTCACTTGATGCCTTTTCAGTGAAGGCCGAGAAAAAAAGACAGAGAGAAAGAATG GCAGAGATTGAAAAGGTGAAGAAAAGGAGGGAGGAAAGGGCTCTTGAAAAAGCACAACATGAGGAAGAAATG GCATTGTTAGCTCGAGAACGTGCTCGTGCTGAATTTCAGGACTgggagaaaaaggaagaagag TTTCATTTTGATCAAAGCAAAGTCAGATCAGAGATAAGAGTTCGTGATGGGCGTTCAAAGCCTATAGATGTTCTGTCCAAGCAACTGAATGGGTCAGATGATTTTGATATAGTAATTAATGAGCCATACACTGTGTTCAAG GGATTGACTgtgaaagaaatggaagagcTTCGTGATGACATCAAAATGCATCTTGATATGGACAGGGCGACGCCTACACATATCGAGTATTGGGAG GCACTTCTGGTGGTTTGTGATTGGGAACTAGCTGAAGCTCGAAAGAAGGATGCTCTTGATAGAGCCAGAGTTCGTGGTGAGGAGCCTCCTCCTGAGTTGCTTGCAGAAGAAAGGGGCCTGCATTCTAGCATTGAAACAGATGTCAAAAATCTGCTGGAAGGGAAGACATATGGTGAATTGGAGGCATTACAATCTCAAATTGAGTCACAGATGCGAACTGGAACAGCAAAGGTGGTTGAATACTGGGAGGCTGTCCTAAAGCGCCTTCATATATACAAGGCCAAG GCTTGTTTGAAGGAAATTCATACGAAAAAACTGCATGAGCATCTTGTGCGTCTTGAGGAACCTTTAGAGGATAATGAAGAACAGATGGATCCAGAAGTCAAGATGGAAACCGATTATTCTTTGCAAGTGAAAGCTGATGATGATGAGCATGATATTGAAG AACCCCAAACATATTCACCAGATCTCCTCGTGGAAGAAGATAATCAAGAGGCAGGATCGTTTTCACCAGAACTTATGCATggtgatgaagatgaagaggcAGTGGATCCTGAGGAGGATAGGGCCATACTG GAACGTAAGCGTATTGCTGTCTTAGAAGAACAGCAGAGACGGGTGCAAGAAGCAATGGCTACGAAACCTGCTCCAGTAGAGGATAATTTCGAACTGAAAGCCTCGAAAGCCATGGGAGTCATGGAGGAAGGCGATGCAGTTTTTGGATCTGGGGCTGAAGTGAACTTGGACTCACAG GTTTATTGGTGGCATGATAAATATCGTccaagaaaaccaaaatactTCAATCGGGTTCATACGGGATATGAATGGAACAAGTACAATCAGACTCACTATGATCATGACAATCCACCTCCAAAGATTGTGCAAGGATATAAGTTTAATATCTTCTATCCAGACCTTGTTGACAAGACAAAAGCTCCAACTTACACCATCGAAAAGGATGGAAACAGCAGCGAGACATGTATCATAAGGTTCCATGCTGGGCCACCTTACGAGGATATT GCATTTCGAATTGTAAACAAAGAATGGGAATACTCTCACAAGAAGGGGTTCAAGTGCACATTTGAGCGTGGAATTTTGCATGTATACTTCAACTTCAAACGATATCGTTATCGTAGGTAA
- the LOC101205652 gene encoding peptidyl-prolyl cis-trans isomerase FKBP16-4, chloroplastic isoform X1, with the protein MELSLLLPSYKQNPTIFHKPLNPSAIIGKRRPSLFPCRCSLSSSQEESSEQAKESLGCEGRRALIGSLLSTATGIYFCNVAEAVSTSRRALRASKIPESEFTTLPNGLKYYDLKVGGGTKAVNGSRVAVHYVAKWRGITFMTSRQGLGVGGGTPYGFDVGQSERGTVLKGLDLGVQGMRVGGQRLLIVPPELAYGSKGVQEIPPNATIELDVELLSIKQSPFGTPVKIVEG; encoded by the exons ATGGagctttctcttcttcttccttcctaCAAACAAAACCCCACTATTTTCCACAAGCCCCTCAACCCCTCCGCCATTATCG GGAAGAGGCGGCCATCTCTTTTCCCTTGTCGATGCTCCTTGTCGTCTTCACAAGAAGAATCTTCAGAACAAGCTAAAGAATCGCTGGGGTGTGAGGGAAGAAGGGCATTGATTGGTTCTCTCCTGTCGACGG CTACTGGCATATATTTCTGCAATGTAGCCGAGGCTGTTAGCACAAGTAGAAGGGCt TTAAGAGCATCAAAAATACCTGAAAGTGAGTTTACAACTCTCCCGAATGGTCTGAA GTACTATGACTTGAAGGTTGGAGGAGGAACTAAGGCTGTGAATGGATCCCGTGTTGCA GTTCACTATGTGGCTAAATGGAGAGGGATCACCTTTATGACAAGTAGACAAGGGCTTGGTGTTGGTGGAGGAACG CCTTACGGATTTGATGTAGGGCAATCAGAACGAGGAACAGTCCTCAAGGGTTTGGATCTAGGTGTTCAAGGCATGAGGGTAGGAGGCCAG aGATTGCTTATAGTTCCTCCTGAGTTAGCTTACGGAAGCAAAGGGGTTCAAGAAATTCCTCCAAATGCAACAATAGAG TTGGATGTGGAATTGCTATCCATCAAGCAAAGTCCATTTGG AACTCCAGTAAAAATTGTTGAAGGTTAA
- the LOC105434963 gene encoding F-box protein CPR1-like isoform X1, with protein sequence MSSSNVPSPTTLANKNLCSPSSNSLSMDLCSIMDINLTFQEIDPLLELCGHSHGLVCLSDCDDAFLVNPMTRQFHKLPPSILIFRGCHHDDPDYYAAAAVTIGFGYDTKSSDFKVVRIVSCRGQSESRIRVEIYDLSKDKWREIEAPRFCGSASSTCTFDMYHEGIFYWWGYGEPRISEKDHIITFDMSEEIFGKVSLPESYDDKKHKIVLRVLNKSIVLFVYPYKSNETNIGIYETIIGTDETNIDIWEMEKDEFGVVSWSKLLTIDPPFGVELPLLFVSCEEMLMESSEGHVIMYNNKTQQFKKLPIEGDVTYGKTHRFEAHDLFIKSLVSVEGGKDIINYDF encoded by the coding sequence ATGTCCTCATCAAACGTGCCCTCACCAACCACTCTGGCAAACAAGAACTTGTGTTCTCCATCCTCAAATTCTCTCTCAATGGACCTGTGTTCTATTATGGACATCAATTTGACATTCCAAGAGATCGATCCACTTTTAGAACTTTGTGGCCATTCTCACGGCTTAGTTTGTCTTTCCGATTGTGACGATGCGTTCCTTGTTAATCCTATGACCAGACAGTTTCATAAACTTCCACCATCGATTCTTATCTTTCGTGGTTGCCATCATGACGATCCTGATTATTACGCTGCTGCAGCAGTTACTATCGGATTCGGGTATGATACAAAATCTAGCGATTTCAAAGTTGTTAGAATTGTGAGTTGTCGAGGACAATCAGAATCCAGGATAAGAGTGgaaatttatgatttgagCAAAGATAAATGGAGAGAAATTGAAGCTCCTCGTTTCTGTGGCAGTGCATCAAGCACATGTACATTTGATATGTATCACGAAGGAATATTTTATTGGTGGGGATACGGTGAACCAAGGATTTCCGAAAAGGACCATATTATAACATTTGACATGAGCGAAGAGATTTTTGGTAAAGTTTCATTACCGGAGAGCTACGATGACAAAAAGCATAAAATAGTATTAAGGGTTTTGAATAAATCCAtagttctttttgtttatccATATAAAAGTAACGAGACAAATATTGGAATCTATGAGACAATTATTGGAACTGATGAGACAAATATTGACATTTGGGAGATGGAGAAGGATGAATTTGGCGTTGTTTCGTGGTCGAAGCTATTGACGATTGACCCTCCTTTTGGAGTTGAGCTTCCATTGTTGTTTGTAAGCTGTGAAGAAATGTTAATGGAGTCCAGTGAAGGACATGTGattatgtataataataaaactcaGCAGTTCAAAAAGCTTCCAATAGAAGGGGATGTAACTTATGGAAAAACTCACAGATTTGAAGCTCACGATCTTTTCATTAAGAGTTTGGTATCAGTGGAAGGAGGAAAAGATATAATCAATTAtgatttttag
- the LOC116402901 gene encoding ribonuclease MC-like, translating into MTQSILIIYFLSLVVFVNGGVPFEFFQFVEQWGPNVCNTGARVSPCHTPPQAKFTIHGLWPSNHSNAHLLCQSITKYTKVLLLERQLNISWPDLKGGMNNEFWTHEWNFHGKCSDPPFSLFQYFQMSLNLLQKFDVLAILKAAGLNPQTSQNIGIQNIMTPIQRTTKKYPGIRCYKNVKTGKSQLNEIVLCLEKDGATLIDCPTFVSSTCAKSIVW; encoded by the exons ATGACTcaatctattttaattatttactttttgagTTTGGTGGTGTTCGTTAATGGCGGCGTTCCATTTGAGTTCTTCCAATTCGTGGAACAGTGGGGGCCGAATGTATGTAATACTGGCGCTCGTGTCTCTCCATGTCATACTCCGCCTCAAGCCAAGTTCACTATTCATGGCTTGTGGCCAAGTAATCACAGTAATGCTCATCTTCTTTGTCAATCAATAACGAAATATACCAAG gttttattacTTGAAAGACAACTGAATATATCTTGGCCAGATTTAAAAGGTGGGATGAACAATGAATTTTGGACTCATGAATGGAATTTTCATGGAAAATGTTCAGATCCTCCTTTTAgcttatttcaatattttcaaatgtctTTGAATCTTCTACAAAAATTTGATGTGTTGGCCATCTTAAAGGCTGCCGGGCTCAACCCTCAAACCTCCCAAAACATTGGAATCCAAAACATCATGACCCCTATTCAAAGGACAACCAAAAAGTATCCTGGCATCCGCTGctacaaaaatgttaaaacgGGCAAGTCGCAGTTGAATGAAATTGTACTGTGTTTGGAAAAAGATGGTGCTACCCTCATCGACTGCCCTACATTTGTTAGTAGCACTTGTGCAAAATCAATTGTATGGTAG
- the LOC116402411 gene encoding F-box protein CPR1-like, producing MDINLTFQEIDPLLELCGHSHGLVCLTDCDDVFLVNPMTRQFHKLPPSILIFRGCHHDDPDYYSAIPFTIGFGYDAKSSDFKVVRIVSCRGQAEFRMRVEIYDLSKDKWREIGAPDICGSASSTCTFDMYHEGIFYWWGYGEPMIFEADHIITFDMSEVIFDEVSLSESYDDKKHKISLRVLNKSIVLFIYPFESNETNIDIWEMENDEYGVVSWSKLLTIDPHFGVEHPLLFVSCEELLMESNEGHVIMYNNKTQQFKKLQIEGDVTYVKPHRIEARDLFIKSLVSVEGGNQL from the coding sequence ATGGACATCAATTTGACATTCCAAGAGATCGATCCACTTTTAGAACTTTGTGGCCATTCTCACGGCTTAGTTTGTCTTACTGATTGTGACGATGTGTTCCTCGTTAATCCTATGACTAGACAGTTTCATAAACTTCCGCCATCGATTCTTATCTTTCGTGGTTGCCATCATGACGATCCTGATTATTACTCTGCAATACCATTTACTATCGGATTTGGGTATGATGCAAAATCTAGTGATTTCAAAGTTGTTAGAATTGTGAGTTGTCGAGGACAAGCAGAATTCAGGATGAGAGTGgaaatttatgatttgagCAAAGATAAATGGAGAGAAATTGGAGCTCCTGATATTTGTGGCAGTGCATCAAGCACATGTACATTTGATATGTATCACGAAGGAATATTTTATTGGTGGGGATACGGTGAACCAATGATTTTCGAAGCAGACCATATTATAACATTTGATATGAGTGAAGTGATTTTTGATGAAGTTTCATTATCGGAGAGCTACGATGACAAAAAgcataaaataagtttaaggGTTTTGAATAAATCcattgttctttttatttatccaTTTGAAAGTAATGAGACAAATATTGACATTTGGGAGATGGAGAATGATGAATATGGTGTTGTTTCGTGGTCGAAGCTATTGACGATTGACCCTCATTTTGGAGTTGAGCACCCATTGTTGTTTGTAAGCTGTGAAGAACTATTAATGGAATCTAATGAAGGACATGTAATTATGTATAACAATAAAACTCAGCAGTTCAAAAAGCTCCAAATAGAAGGGGATGTAACTTATGTAAAACCTCACAGAATCGAAGCTCGTGATCTTTTCATTAAGAGTTTGGTATCAGTGGAAGGAGGAAATCAATTAtga